CTGCCGTCTCCCACGCGCCGTCCAGATCCTGCCAGCGCAGCCGGATGCGGGCGGGGCGTTCCACCTCGTCGCTGACACCGGGCATCGACACGCTGCCTTCCTCGTGCACCACCCAGTCATCCGACGACCATTCGATGATCGGGTTGACATAGGCGCGCACGCCGACCGGGTCGTCCTCAAGCTCGATCACCACGATGCGCTGCAGAATGCCGACATGGGCGGCGGTTATGCCGATGCCCGGTGCGGCGCGCATCGTATCGACCAGATCGATCGTCAACTGGCGCAGGTCGTCGTCGAAACGCTCGACAGGTGCGCAGGGCATGCGCAGTCTCGGGTCCGGCACCTTGATGATCTCGCGCAGGCTCATGGGATCCGGCTCCTTCTGGCGGGGGCAGCCCTCGGGGGTGCGAGGGGGCACCCACCCGGTGTGCCACCGGATCGCCCTGGGTTCAATCATCTTGTGTCGCTGGATGCTGCGCCTTATGCAGCCGATATCTCATGCGGACAGGGTGGCGGTCGCGGGTCTGCCCGCCCGTGGCAGGGGGCCGCCGCCGCCGAAACTGTGCCGCCAGGCCGATGGGCTGGTGCCGGTGACGCGGGCGAAGCGGTTGCGGAAGGTGACCGCGCTGTCGAAGCCGGCATCGGTCGCGATCTGTTCGATCGATCGGGTGGTGGTTTCCAACAGATGCTGGGCGCGACGGATGCGGGCGGTCAACACCCATTGCAGCGGCGTGGTGCCGGTCTGTTCGCGGAAACGGCGCGCCAGATTGCGCGGGCTCATCGCGGCGCGCGCGGCGATGATATCAACCGTCAGCGTCTGATGGAGATTGTCGGTCATCCAGGCCAGCAGCGGCGCCAGCCCGGCCGAGGATGCCGGCGGTTCATGCAGGATGAACTGCGACTGACCGCCGGCGCGTTCCAGCGGCATCACCGCGTCGCGTGCCGCGGCGGCGGCAACCGCGGCGCCCCAGTCGCGCCGCACCATGTGCAGGCACAGATCCATGCCGGCGGCGGCACCGGCCGCGGTGAGGATCCGGCCATTGTCGACATACAGTGCCGCCGGATCGATCCGCACGGCGGGATAGCGCGCCGCCATCAATGCCGATGCCTGCCAATGGGTGGTGGCGGCAAGCCCGTCGAGCAGGCCGGCCGCGGCCAGAACGAAGGCGCCGGTGCACAGCGACGCCAGCCGCGCGCCCCGGGCGGCTGCCGCCTGAAGGGCCGCGATCGCCGCCGGTGGAACCGGGGCCAGCGGCGTGTTGATGCCCGGCACCATCACGGTGTCGGCATCGCGCAACCCGTCGAGCCCGTGGTGAACACAGAGGTCATAAGCCCGGGCGCGGATGCGCGGCGCCACACCGCAGACCCGCAGCCGATAGGGCGCGCTGCCATCGGCCAGGCGGACACGGCTGAAAATCTCGCACGGCGTGGCGAGATCGAAGGGCACGACATCGTGAAGGGCGAGCACGGCAACCAGATGGGGCATGGCGTGCAGGCTGCCGCGCCGGCGGCCGGCCGGTCAAGATCCCGCGACCGGGGCTTGGCCGAATTTGAACGGAGATTGGCATTTCCGCCACTGGCACAGCGCGGACGCCCGGGGCATCGTTGCCGCCGATGAAGTCGATCCTGATATGTGGAGGACGGGACGGATGATGGTGACGGCATCGGCGGGCGATCTGCGCCGCCTGCGTCTGGCATCGATGATCGAGGGCACGACCCTGGTGCTGCTGATCTGCGTTGCGGTGCCGCTGAAGCATCTGTGGGGCGTGCCCGAGGCGACGCGGATCATGGGGCCCATCCATGGCCTCGCCTTCCTGGCCTATCTGTGGGTGGTGACCACGGTGCTGTCGGCCGGGGGCTGGCGGCGGGGCGAGGCGGTGTGGCTGGTTCTGGCGGCGTTCATTCCCTTCGGCGCGATAACGGTCGCCATCCTGTTGCGGCGCAAGGGGGGGCTGAATGCTGTATGCGGTTGTGAAGGCGGCGCATCTGCTGGCGGTTTTCGCGCTGATTGCCGGCATGCTGGCCAATGCGCTGGTGCTGCGCATGGCGACGACGATGTCGTTGCGGCGGCAGGCCGCGCCGATGCTGGCGACAATGACAGCCTGGGACAGCCGCGTCACCGGACCGGCCCTGGGCCTGACATGGCTGTTCGGGCTGTCGCTGGCGGTGATGGGCGGCTGGTTTCCCGATGCCTGGCTGATGGTCAAGCTGGTGGCGGTGCTGGGGCTGTCGGCCCTGCACGGCATGCAGGCCGGCAGTCTGCGCCGGTTGAGTCGCGGCCGGATGGCCGGGGATCAGATGGCCGGGGATCAGATGGGCGGCGATCAGCCATCCCTGGCGCTGCCACCGCCCGTGCGCCACGCGGCGGCCGTGACGGCGGTGCTGGTGGCGGTGATCGTGGTGCTGGTGATCATCCGGCCGTTCTGACCGCCTCGGCTTCGGTGTCGAAGCGGGCGCGGGCATCGTTGATGTCACCATGCACGGCCTCGGCCCAGCCGATCAGGGCGACCAGCGGCCCTTGCAACGACCGGCCCAGCGGCGACAGCCGGTATTCCACGCTGGGCGGCTTGGTCGGAAAGACATGACGGGTGATCAGCCCGTCGCGTTCCAGGTCGCGCAGGGTCTGGGTCAGCATCCGCTTCGAGATATCGGGGATGTTGCGCCGGATCATGCTGAAGCGCAGCGGCCCGTTGGCCAGTGCGATCAGGATCAGCGTGCTCCATTTGTCGCCCAGCCGGTCGAGCACGTCGCGCACCGGACAGGTGGCGGGATTGAGGCGCACGGTCTGCCAGTAGCTGAAACTGGCCGCCAGGCTGGCGCCATCATCGCTGGGCATGGCTGATGCCGTGGCTGGTCGGACGAGCTGTGCTGGTGCGGCGGACATCGGCTGGTCCTTATGGTGAGGTGGTTCTTGTCGTGAGGTGGTTCCTTGGGCGTTACCTTGTCCCTGAAACCTGCCTCCTTACGCGGGCTCCAAGCGGTCTCTATCATAGACCTTGACCCGATCATGAACCAAGGCAGGATCGCACCCGATGTCCACCACCACCCCCCGTCTGCTCGTCACCGGCGCCGGCGGCCAGTTTGGCCGACGCGTTGTCGAGCTGCTGCTCGATGCCGGCACCACCAATCTGGTCGCGGCCAGCCGCGACACCGCCAAACTGGCCGACCTTGTCGCCCGTGGCGCCGAGGCCGTGGCGGCCGATTTCAACGACGCCGCATCGCTGGACGCGGCCTTTGCCGGCATCGACCGGCTGCTGATCGTGTCGACCGACGCGCTGGGTGAACCGGGGCTGCGGCTGCGCCAGCATCAGGCGGCGGTGGCGGCGGCGGTCCGCGCCGGCGTGTCGCATATCGTCTATACCTCGATGCCCAATCCCGAACCGGTGTCGCCGATCGGCTTCGCGCCCGATCATCATCAGACCGAGTTGGCGCTGGCCGCAAGCGGCGTGCCCCACACCATTCTGCGCAATGGCTGGTATATGGAGAATCTGGTCGCCTCGCTGCCGCATGTGCTGGCGACCGGCACCTGGTACACCTCGGCGGGCACCGGCCGGGTGGCCCATGTCGCGCGCGCTGATGCCGCGCGCGCGGCAGCGGCGGCGCTGGCCTCGGCCACCGGCACCGCAACCCATACCATCACCGGCCCGACCGCCTATACGACCGACGAGATCGCGGCGATCGCGTCGGAGGTCTTCGATCGGCCGATTTCAGTGGTCCAGGTCACCGACGAGCAACTGGCAGGCGGGCTGGCGGCGGCGGGCATGCCGCCCTTCGTGGTCGACCTGGTGGTGTCGTTCGATGCCAATACCCGTGCCGGCCGGATCGACGTCGTCACCGACGTGGTCGAAGGGCTGACCGGGCAGGCACCGCAGACCCTGGCCGCGTTCTTCGCGGCCAATCGCGCGGCCTTTCTGCCAGAGGCCTAGCCACTAGAGACGGGCGGGCCAGACAGTGGCACACTGCGGCCCGCCCGTTCCGCGCATCGCCCGGCCCTTTGGCCTGCAATCGCGCGATGACGGCATGCTGTTCCCGAGGTGCCGGCGATGTCGCGATCAGAACGCCTGCTCGACCTGTTGCAGATCCTGCGCGGCTATCGCCAACCGGTGAGCGGGCAGGTGCTGGCCGACCGGCTGGGGGTCAGCATCCGCACGCTGTATCGCGACATCGCCACCCTGCAGGGCCAGGGCGCCGATATTCAGGGTGAACCGGGGCTTGGCTATGTGCTGAAGCCGGGCTTCATGTTGCCGCCGCTGATGTTCACCGTGGACGAGATCGAGGCCCTGGTTCTGGGCGCGCGCTGGGTGGCGCGGCGCGGCGACGACCGGCTGGGGCAGGCGGCATTGTCGGCGCAGGCCCGGATCGCCGATGTGCTGCCGCCGGCGCTGCGCGACGAGATGGCGGCGTCGGCGCTGCTGGTCGGGCCGGGGCCAGGGCCGGTTGTGGTCATCGATACCGCCGTTGTCCGCGCGGCCATCCGAGCGGAACGCAAGCTGATCATCAGCTATGGCGATGCGGCCGGGGCGCTGACCGAACGGGTGATCTGGCCGTTCGCGATCGGCTTCTTCGACCGGGTGCAGGTGGTGGTGGCGTGGTGCGAGTTGCGCGACGGCTTCCGCGTGTTCCGCATCGACCGGATCAGCGCCTGCTCCGAAACCACGACCCGATATCCGCGCCGCCGCCAGGTGCTGCTGAAAGCCTGGCAGATCGAGCGGGACATCGCGCCGCCGCCATGACCCGGTGATCACGAATGACCGGTGATCACGACATCGCCGCTGCCGCTGCTGCCGGAAACTGACAGGGGGGGCATCTATGATCCGGTTATCGCCCACATGACCGGAGACGACGACCATGGCAATCCCGACCCATCTGCTGCTCTATGTCGACGATACCGCCGCCAGCAGCAGGTTCTATGCCGATCTGCTGGACCTGACACCGCTCGACGTGACCGAGAGCTTCGTTCTGTTCACGCTGCCGAGCGGGATGTTTCTGTCCCTGTGGTCGCGGCACGTGGTGTCGCCGGCCACCACCACGACCGGCGGCGGCACGGAAATCCTCTTTCGCGCGCCGGATCATGCCACGCTTCAGGCGATGCATGACGATTGGGCGGCCCGTGGCATCACCATGATTCAGCCGCCGACCGATCAGGATTTCGGCCGCAATTTCGTCGCCGTCGATCCTGATGGTCATCGCCTGCGGGTGATGGTGCGGCCGGCCTGACGTCAGAACATCGGCTGAGCCGGCGGCGCCGCTAATCGGCGGCGTCGCGGTTCTGGTCGAATTGTGCCGCCGCCGCCAGCGCGTCGGCGGCATGTTCGGCCGAGGGGGCGGCTTCCTCCGGCAGATCGGTGGTGCCCGACAGCGCGCGGGCGACGATCGTCATGTAGATCCGCTCAACCTCGGGCGGCAGCGGCCGCACCGTCGTGCCGTCGACGCAATAGCGTGCCAGCAGGAATTCCCGGGCGCCCATCAGCATATAGGCCATCGGCTCAAGATCGTCGGGGGTATAGCCCGGCAGTTCGCCACCGGCATGGGCGCGGCGCAGGGCGCGGACATAGCCCGTGGCCAGATGGTCGTAGAATTCACGATGGGCATTGGGCGCGAAAAACTCGGCCTCATTGGTCAAGCGGTGCAGATAGGGGTGGGTCGACAGATAGGCGAAATTGGCTTCAAGCCCGATCCGCTCGCGTTCCAGCACTGTGCGGGCATTGCGGGTGCGGCCGCGGATGAAATCGAGCATCCGGCGGCCCAAGGTCGGCAACAGGCTGTCGAACAATGCCTGCCGGTTCTCGAAATGCAGATAGACCGAGCCATGGGCGATGCCGGCTTGCTCGGCGACGCGGGCGATCGAGGTCTTGTCATAGCCCTTGTCGCCGATGGTCCGGGCGGCCGCCTGGATCACCGATTCGCGCACCACCTCCGCGCGTTCGTTGCGCCTGCGCCCCGCCATGTTGTCGGTTTCCTCACTTGATGACGGCCTGTCCGCCCTGCTGTTCCGTGACCAGCTTGCGGATGATATGCTTCTGGATCTTGCCCGACGCCGTGCGGGGGAAATCGTCGACCCATTCGATCCGTTCCGGTAGCTTTTGCCGCGCCAGGCCGCGCGATGCAACAAAATCGGCGATCATATCGCGATCCGGCAGCATCTGGCCGTCATGGGTGGCGTCGCGGGCGGCGTCCGTCGGGATCAGCCAGGCGCAGACACCCTCGCCGAGCCGGGCATGGGGCATGGCCACGACGGCGGCTTCCCGCACCAGCGGGTGTTCGTGCAAGGCGTCCTCGATCTCCTTGGCCGACAGGTTCTCGCCGCCGCGGATGATCAGATCCTTCTTGCGGCCGGTGATCACCAGCCGGCCGTCTTCGGCGACGGTGCCAAGGTCGCCGGTGCGGAAATAGCCATCGGCATCGAAGGCCTCGGCGGTGGCGGCCGGGTCGGTATAGCCGCGGAACAGGGCCGGGCCGCGCGCCACGATCTCACCCTCGGCGCCCGTCGGCACGGGCTGTCCGGCCTCGTCGACCACCCGCACCTCCCAGTCATAGACCGCGCCATCGCTGGTGGCGGCAGCCTCGGCCGATGCCGGGTCGGTGCCGGGATAGCCCTGGGTGATCATCGGGCATTCGCTGGAGCCATAGACCCTGAACGCGGCGAGGCCGGGCATCGCCTTGCGGGCGCGTCTGACGACTTCGGGCGGGACGGCGGCACCGCCACAGGCGAAGATCTTCAGGCTGGTGGCGACGGGCGGGCGCCCGGCGGCGCGGGCCGCCTCGGCGGCGGCGGTCAACTCCTGCAGGAAGGGCGTGGCGCCGATCATGAAGGCCACGTCATGATCGGCGATCAGGTCCAGCGCCTGCGCGCCATCCCAGCGTTCCATGAACACGGTGCGGGTGGCGTGATAGAATGGCAGTTCCATGCCATAGGAATAGCCGGTGACATGGGTGACCGGCGATGGCATCAGCAGCACGTCGCCCGCGCGGATGTTCCAGGCGCGCATCGAACTCATCAAGGCCCGGCGCGAGGTCTCGTGCGCATAGAGCACGCCCTTGGGCCGGCCGGTGGTGCCGGAGGTATACATCACCATCTTCAGCGACGAGGCATCGGCGCCGACCAGATCGGGCGCCAGGTCGGTGACCACGCGATCGTCATCACCGCCATCGTCGCGGGGCGGGCCGCCGGTCCAGTCGTCCCAACTGTCGCAGCCATCCGCCGTGCCGCGCACGGTGATGATCCTGTCGAGCGACGGCAGGCCGGGCTTCAGCGCCGCGGCCATGGCGGCATAGTCGAAATTGCGCCAGCGGGCAGGCAGGATCAGCAGGCGGCTGCAGGCATCGTTCAGGATGAAGCCGACCTCGCGATCGCGATAGATCGGCACGATCGGGTTGATCACCAGCCCCGCCAGCGAACAGGCAAGGTTCAACACCACCGCCTCGTCCCAGTTCGGCAGTTGAAAACTGACCACCGCGCCGGGGGTGAGCCCATGCGCCCGCATCCGCCGCGCCAGTCGCACCGCCCGGTTCCAGATCTGGCCGAAGCTCAGGCCGCCGGTCTCGGTGACGCAGGCGATGGCGTCGGGCGTGGTGGCCGCGCGGTGGCGGGCATCATCGGCCAGCGTGCGGCCGGTCCAGTCGCCGCTGGCCCGGCGGCGGGCGGTTTCATCGGCGGTGAAGCGCAGGCGGAAGCCGCTTGGGTCGTCGATCAGCGTTGCGGTGGGGGGCGACATGGCGGACATGGGCGGACATCCTGAGGCGGGGGCGCGGTCAGACGGCGAGATAGCGGGTCTTCAGCGTCGGATCGGCATCGAAGCCGGCCCAGTCGCCGGAATGAACCAGTTCACCGCTGTCGATCAGATGCAGGGTATCGGTGACGGCGCGGGCAAAGGACAGGTTCTGTTCGGTGACCAGCACGGTCAGGCCGTGATCGCGATGCAGCCGGCGGATCTCGGCCGCCATCTGGTCCACGATCACCGGTGCCAGCCCCTCGACCGGTTCATCCAGCAACAGCAGCCGCGGCCGGGCGATCACGCCGCGCGCCACCGCCACCATCTGCTGCTGGCCGCCTGAGAGCGCATAGCCGGCGCGCTCCGCGAACGGCACCAGGGCGGGGAACAGATCCCAGATCTCGTCCATGGTCATCGGCTTCACCCCCGGGCGGGCGGCATGGACGCCAAGGGCGATGTTCTCGGCCACGGTGATGTGTGGAAAGATCCGCCGGTCTTCCGGCACCAGCATC
The Tistrella bauzanensis DNA segment above includes these coding regions:
- a CDS encoding peptide deformylase; this translates as MSLREIIKVPDPRLRMPCAPVERFDDDLRQLTIDLVDTMRAAPGIGITAAHVGILQRIVVIELEDDPVGVRAYVNPIIEWSSDDWVVHEEGSVSMPGVSDEVERPARIRLRWQDLDGAWETAEADGLLAVCLQHEIDQLDGIFWTQHLSKLRRDRLTKRYDKLQRLATRPKAVPSDQPKV
- a CDS encoding GlxA family transcriptional regulator, which produces MPHLVAVLALHDVVPFDLATPCEIFSRVRLADGSAPYRLRVCGVAPRIRARAYDLCVHHGLDGLRDADTVMVPGINTPLAPVPPAAIAALQAAAARGARLASLCTGAFVLAAAGLLDGLAATTHWQASALMAARYPAVRIDPAALYVDNGRILTAAGAAAGMDLCLHMVRRDWGAAVAAAAARDAVMPLERAGGQSQFILHEPPASSAGLAPLLAWMTDNLHQTLTVDIIAARAAMSPRNLARRFREQTGTTPLQWVLTARIRRAQHLLETTTRSIEQIATDAGFDSAVTFRNRFARVTGTSPSAWRHSFGGGGPLPRAGRPATATLSA
- a CDS encoding CopD family protein is translated as MLYAVVKAAHLLAVFALIAGMLANALVLRMATTMSLRRQAAPMLATMTAWDSRVTGPALGLTWLFGLSLAVMGGWFPDAWLMVKLVAVLGLSALHGMQAGSLRRLSRGRMAGDQMAGDQMGGDQPSLALPPPVRHAAAVTAVLVAVIVVLVIIRPF
- a CDS encoding winged helix-turn-helix transcriptional regulator, producing the protein MPSDDGASLAASFSYWQTVRLNPATCPVRDVLDRLGDKWSTLILIALANGPLRFSMIRRNIPDISKRMLTQTLRDLERDGLITRHVFPTKPPSVEYRLSPLGRSLQGPLVALIGWAEAVHGDINDARARFDTEAEAVRTAG
- a CDS encoding NmrA family NAD(P)-binding protein, whose translation is MSTTTPRLLVTGAGGQFGRRVVELLLDAGTTNLVAASRDTAKLADLVARGAEAVAADFNDAASLDAAFAGIDRLLIVSTDALGEPGLRLRQHQAAVAAAVRAGVSHIVYTSMPNPEPVSPIGFAPDHHQTELALAASGVPHTILRNGWYMENLVASLPHVLATGTWYTSAGTGRVAHVARADAARAAAAALASATGTATHTITGPTAYTTDEIAAIASEVFDRPISVVQVTDEQLAGGLAAAGMPPFVVDLVVSFDANTRAGRIDVVTDVVEGLTGQAPQTLAAFFAANRAAFLPEA
- a CDS encoding helix-turn-helix transcriptional regulator, with the protein product MSRSERLLDLLQILRGYRQPVSGQVLADRLGVSIRTLYRDIATLQGQGADIQGEPGLGYVLKPGFMLPPLMFTVDEIEALVLGARWVARRGDDRLGQAALSAQARIADVLPPALRDEMAASALLVGPGPGPVVVIDTAVVRAAIRAERKLIISYGDAAGALTERVIWPFAIGFFDRVQVVVAWCELRDGFRVFRIDRISACSETTTRYPRRRQVLLKAWQIERDIAPPP
- a CDS encoding VOC family protein, which translates into the protein MAIPTHLLLYVDDTAASSRFYADLLDLTPLDVTESFVLFTLPSGMFLSLWSRHVVSPATTTTGGGTEILFRAPDHATLQAMHDDWAARGITMIQPPTDQDFGRNFVAVDPDGHRLRVMVRPA
- a CDS encoding TetR/AcrR family transcriptional regulator; translation: MAGRRRNERAEVVRESVIQAAARTIGDKGYDKTSIARVAEQAGIAHGSVYLHFENRQALFDSLLPTLGRRMLDFIRGRTRNARTVLERERIGLEANFAYLSTHPYLHRLTNEAEFFAPNAHREFYDHLATGYVRALRRAHAGGELPGYTPDDLEPMAYMLMGAREFLLARYCVDGTTVRPLPPEVERIYMTIVARALSGTTDLPEEAAPSAEHAADALAAAAQFDQNRDAAD
- a CDS encoding AMP-binding protein produces the protein MSAMSPPTATLIDDPSGFRLRFTADETARRRASGDWTGRTLADDARHRAATTPDAIACVTETGGLSFGQIWNRAVRLARRMRAHGLTPGAVVSFQLPNWDEAVVLNLACSLAGLVINPIVPIYRDREVGFILNDACSRLLILPARWRNFDYAAMAAALKPGLPSLDRIITVRGTADGCDSWDDWTGGPPRDDGGDDDRVVTDLAPDLVGADASSLKMVMYTSGTTGRPKGVLYAHETSRRALMSSMRAWNIRAGDVLLMPSPVTHVTGYSYGMELPFYHATRTVFMERWDGAQALDLIADHDVAFMIGATPFLQELTAAAEAARAAGRPPVATSLKIFACGGAAVPPEVVRRARKAMPGLAAFRVYGSSECPMITQGYPGTDPASAEAAATSDGAVYDWEVRVVDEAGQPVPTGAEGEIVARGPALFRGYTDPAATAEAFDADGYFRTGDLGTVAEDGRLVITGRKKDLIIRGGENLSAKEIEDALHEHPLVREAAVVAMPHARLGEGVCAWLIPTDAARDATHDGQMLPDRDMIADFVASRGLARQKLPERIEWVDDFPRTASGKIQKHIIRKLVTEQQGGQAVIK
- a CDS encoding ABC transporter ATP-binding protein, coding for MADPLLRIDALHAGYGDAVVLHGIDLTIADGAAVALLGRNGAGKSTVLKTILNAGPKLVSGRISLDGRDLRTLGADARARAGLMLVPEDRRIFPHITVAENIALGVHAARPGVKPMTMDEIWDLFPALVPFAERAGYALSGGQQQMVAVARGVIARPRLLLLDEPVEGLAPVIVDQMAAEIRRLHRDHGLTVLVTEQNLSFARAVTDTLHLIDSGELVHSGDWAGFDADPTLKTRYLAV